In Ignatzschineria sp. RMDPL8A, the sequence CCGATCCGAGCCACTTGACTGCGCTTCTTAATTTTCTTTTCTTTAGATAACGCTTGAATGCTCTGACGCAGCTTTTCTTTTGCTTCTGCTAAATTTTGCTCTTCTTCACCACTCATAATCGCTTGAGCTCTACGTTCTTTTAAAATCATTGTGTGCTGAAAAAGTGATAAATTTTTCACATAATCCTCATCGATACAAGGAACTTCAATAAAAGTATCGCTATCGGGATCATGCACCCAAATCTTCTCTAGATTCTCAGTATTGACTCGAATATTTACTTTAGCCCGATTTCCATAGAGGATCCTCATCGTTCTCAATGCTTCTGAATTATAGAAAAGATGTTTAAAAAGGATTCCTTCATGACTCAATTTTCTCTTATATTCTTTAGCACATATAAGATCAAAATGATCTCGACTAGAAGGAAGCAATGGCTCAAAGCGCTCTAATCCCTTTAACCACTTCTGATGTGGAGTAACGTTAATCGATCTATGTTTGGTCTGCATATAAATTTCTACTGCCCAAAAATAGATTAAACCTCTTAATTCTTTTAAAGTAATCGTCGCTTCTTCTACCGAATTATAATCTCCACGCTCTGAAATATTGGAGAAAGTCGTTCCTTTAATACGTTGAGATACTTGGCGATTTAATGTCCCCAAAAAACGTTCTACTCGCCCTTTATAATATGGCTTGTGTTTAGGGCAAAACATCAATTCAATATTTAATTCCCCACAAACTCGCCTTAACTGTTTTGAATGAAATTCCAACCCGTTATCACAAACAAGTAAAGATGGAATTCCATAAGCTGGCCAGTCTTTATTAATATCCGTATATTGTTCCAACAATATCTGTTTTGGCCAAATTGCTTGACGGAGCGCCCGCATCACCGAAAGTTCTGAAGGAGGCTCAAAATCGATCTCAAGTGCCAAAGGCATTCGAGTATGACTATCTAAAATGCATGTTAAGTATGGACGACCAATCGTTAGCCCTAATACTTCATCAATCACCATGATATCTAGAGGTGTATGGTCAATTTCAACTCGCTCAAGCGGAAAATCTGTTGAAACGCCTTTTCCCGATATACGGTAAACCTTCTCTGCTTCTTTGATTCCATGGCGCTCTGCGACTACT encodes:
- a CDS encoding DDE-type integrase/transposase/recombinase; amino-acid sequence: MTTSYLHVGLHLISDDIVYQVKKIIIDLCYLENLSNKSISKISKVELISLIEKGEITLSDEVQKTQLGTETIKGLSAINSEQEEVVMRRYEYVKEAQKQLGSPTRVGLEELITSLANQLQDIKPPSAITLYRWWKRWYESDGNLKALTNQKSGRKGYRKYKSMIQSLFYEVVNEVYLTRERQSKQEVYLTLLYRIQQHNKLHAKNISRPSRSTVYRMINELDDYTVVAERHGIKEAEKVYRISGKGVSTDFPLERVEIDHTPLDIMVIDEVLGLTIGRPYLTCILDSHTRMPLALEIDFEPPSELSVMRALRQAIWPKQILLEQYTDINKDWPAYGIPSLLVCDNGLEFHSKQLRRVCGELNIELMFCPKHKPYYKGRVERFLGTLNRQVSQRIKGTTFSNISERGDYNSVEEATITLKELRGLIYFWAVEIYMQTKHRSINVTPHQKWLKGLERFEPLLPSSRDHFDLICAKEYKRKLSHEGILFKHLFYNSEALRTMRILYGNRAKVNIRVNTENLEKIWVHDPDSDTFIEVPCIDEDYVKNLSLFQHTMILKERRAQAIMSGEEEQNLAEAKEKLRQSIQALSKEKKIKKRSQVARIGKIPKGESHGKSSQAPKAHFEIDAIPDFAIMEQKEQGNA